The DNA window GCCTCAGCCCGCAGCAGCGGACGATCGTCGAGCTGGCCGCGCGAGGCCTGCGCAACAGCGAGATCGCCGCACAGCTGCAGGTCTCGCCGCGGACGGTCGGGTCGCACCTGTCCCACGCGTACCAGAAACTCGGGGTCCGAAGTCGCCGCGAGCTGAGCGGCCTGCTGAAGGGATGACGCACCATCACCGAGCACGAATCGCCCTGGTTCTCCGTCAGTTTCGGGTACGAGATGGGCGGCCCGCCCCCGGACGCCGTGGAGGAAGCGCTCGACGCGGTCTCCGAGATCCTCAACAGCGACCGCGGGTGGCGTGATTGGTGGCAGACGAGCGGTTCGCCGGATCTGGTCGCCCTGCTGCGCTATGGCGCCGTGGGCGACGCCACGGGCGAGGCGTGGGTCCGTGACGGCACCGTCGAGGTCGAGCTGGTGCTGAACGGCTCGACCATCAAGCGCCTGACGACCACCGGGCTGCATGAGGAGGCGCGCAGCGCTGTCGGGCGGATCGTCGCTGTGGCGCAGCAGAACATGAGAATGCGCCCGCATCCCGCGTTGCCGACCATCGCGGCGATCGAGCAGGAGATCCGCGAGATCTACGACGACGAGTAGCCGGCTCCGAGGGGGGTCACCGCACGCGATCGGCTTACGACCCCGGGGCGGTTCTGTGCCCGTACCCCTGATCCCAGCCTTTCTGCGGGGTGGCGCAGGTGCCTCGGAAAACGTATTGGGAGGGCAGTTTGCGCTGCTCGCTCGTCCAGTCGATGGGCGGCCGGCGCTGTTCCTGGGGCAGGTATCCGAGGCGGTAGACGGCCATCAACTCCAGGTCGTCGGGGACCTCCAGCAGGCGCACGATCTCGTCCCAGCGTCCGGGGACCTCCATCGGGAAGGAGACGAACTGGATGCCCATGCCGAGTTCGACGGTGGTGAGCCAGAGGTTCTCCATGGCCGCGCCCATGCTGAACACGGAGTAGAAGGACGACAATTCGCCGGGCCGGTATTCGGAGCGGTCGAGCATGACGCCGAGCAGCAGCGGGGAACCGGCCACCAGTTTGCGGTTCTCCTCGCCGAGGCTCTGCGGGACGCGCATGGCGTTCATCAGCTTCTGACCCCGGGCGGTGAACACCTGACTGGTGAACGGGCGCAGCGGCGCGGGCAGCCGGTCGAAGAGCATGCCGTCGCGGCGGCGTTCCATCTCCTCCTTGCTGAACCGGAAATAGGGCTTGTAGCGCTCGAAGAACGTGCCGTTGGACATCGCCTCGGTCATGCTCTCGCCGCTGATCCGCGCGATCGCCTCGATGGTCGGGCGTTCCTCGACGATCACGAATCGCCACGGTTGGCTGTTGAGCTGCGACGGCGCGCGGCCGGCGACCTCCATGAGGAGTCGCTGGTGCTCCTCGGAGACCGGGTCGGGCAGGAACGCGCCGTTGGTGGTCCGGCGGCGGCGCACCACATCGAGAAACTCCATCAGCGATTCCTCCAAGCAAGAACAAGGGCGATGGCGTACGCCGGTGCGGCCGACCCGGCGACGGAAGCGTGCCGGCGGATCCGGCCGCCGGCGTAGGGCAGGGCGGCGAGCGGGACGGTCACGGGCAGCAGCGCGAGGCAGGCCGGCCGGCGTTCGGCGGCGCTCGCCACGAGCGCCGCGGTGGTCAGGGAGGAGGTCACCACGTACAGGGCATGGTGAACCCAGCGCAAGCGGCGGTTGTCGACTGCGCCCACCGCGACGGCGGCGCCGAAGGCGGCGTTGCACAGATAACTCACGGTGGCGGCGGTGGTCAGGGTCCGGGTCATCGGCGGGGGCTTTCGTGGGTGAGCAGGAGACGCTGCGGGACCATCGTCCGGACCTGCCAGCCGGGCGGGACCACCGCCTGCAACTCGGACCGCCGGTAGCTGCGGCGGATGGAGAGCAGGCCGTCCTGGTGGATGAAGGACCGCCGGGCGAACGGCAGGGTGACGGCGGCGTAGAAGCCGTAGCCGGCGCGGCCCCGCGACAGGTCGTTGTGGACGACCAACTGCCGGGACAGCGCCCGGCTGTCGGCCAGCAGGGCGGCGAGCGCGTCCGGGTCCAGGTGGTGCAGCAGGTGGTTGGAGATCACCAGGTCGTAGCGGTCGCCGCGGGCCACCAGGTCCGCGCTGGACGCCTGCTCGAAGCGGACCCCGGCCGCCGGGCGCCGGTGGACGTGCCGCAGCGCGCGCTCGTCGGGGTCGATGGCGGTGATCCGCAGCGCGAGCCCGTCGCGGGCGGCCCACGCGGTGAGGGCGCGGGAGATGTCCCCGCCGCCGAAGCCGATGTCCAGCAGCGTGGCGGGGCGGTCCGGGTCC is part of the Actinoplanes missouriensis 431 genome and encodes:
- a CDS encoding class I SAM-dependent methyltransferase yields the protein MSSTGTARRPSLTRRDTTSQEFMDDPGCDLDRLERTYRQFSTVNRLVSGWRRVYRQWIRPRLDPDRPATLLDIGFGGGDISRALTAWAARDGLALRITAIDPDERALRHVHRRPAAGVRFEQASSADLVARGDRYDLVISNHLLHHLDPDALAALLADSRALSRQLVVHNDLSRGRAGYGFYAAVTLPFARRSFIHQDGLLSIRRSYRRSELQAVVPPGWQVRTMVPQRLLLTHESPRR
- a CDS encoding nitroreductase family protein, translated to MEFLDVVRRRRTTNGAFLPDPVSEEHQRLLMEVAGRAPSQLNSQPWRFVIVEERPTIEAIARISGESMTEAMSNGTFFERYKPYFRFSKEEMERRRDGMLFDRLPAPLRPFTSQVFTARGQKLMNAMRVPQSLGEENRKLVAGSPLLLGVMLDRSEYRPGELSSFYSVFSMGAAMENLWLTTVELGMGIQFVSFPMEVPGRWDEIVRLLEVPDDLELMAVYRLGYLPQEQRRPPIDWTSEQRKLPSQYVFRGTCATPQKGWDQGYGHRTAPGS